In one Gopherus evgoodei ecotype Sinaloan lineage chromosome 1, rGopEvg1_v1.p, whole genome shotgun sequence genomic region, the following are encoded:
- the STX19 gene encoding syntaxin-19: MKDRLQELKLRAKELQLAEENSCAPEVKDDHQVELEQQAIIYEKEPITERHLNEIQRLQDEISNLAEDVQKFGQQQKSLVSSMRRFSVLKKESNITREIKIQAEHVSKCLDELSKTVKKSESEHGPSSAIVRILTSQHAFLFQRFQNTMFSYNDAITAKQEKCKTFIFRQLDVVGKEVSEEEVNDMLQQGKWEIFNENLLTEVKITKAQLSEIEQRHKELVNLENHIKDLKELFIQISLLVEEQGEIINNIEMGVNNTQDYVQTSREKFRLAAKYRKRNPCKAICCWCCPCCR, from the coding sequence ATGAAAGACCGCCTGCAAGAACTTAAACTGCGAGCAAAAGAACTGCAGCTAGCTGAAGAGAACAGCTGTGCACCTGAGGTGAAAGACGACCACCAAGTAGAGTTGGAACAGCAAGCTATTATTTATGAGAAAGAGCCCATAACTGAGAGGCACCTAAATGAAATCCAGAGACTTCAGGATGAGATTAGTAACTTGGCAGAGGATGTTCAAAAGTTTGGTCAGCAGCAGAAAAGCCTCGTGTCCTCAATGAGAAGGTTCAGTGTTCTTAAAAAGGAGTCCAacattacaagagaaataaaaattcaaGCAGAGCATGTAAGTAAATGCTTGGATGAACTATCAAAAACAGTGAAGAAGTCTGAAAGTGAACACGGGCCATCTTCTGCCATTGTAAGAATCCTTACATCTCAGCATGCGTTCCTTTTCCAGCGTTTCCAGAACACCATGTTTTCATACAATGATGCTATAACAGCCAAGCAGGAGAAATGCAAGACATTCATTTTCCGCCAGCTTGATGTGGTTGGGAAAGAGGTCTCCGAGGAAGAAGTGAATGATATGCTTCAACAAGGAAAATGGGAGATTTTCAATGAAAATCTGCTTACTGAAGTCAAAATCACTAAAGCTCAACTATCAGAGATTGAACAAAGACACAAAGAACTGGTCAATCTGGAGAACCACATCAAAGACTTAAAGGAATTGTTTATCCAGATCTCACTTCTGGTGGAGGAACAAGGGGAAATTATCAACAACATTGAAATGGGTGTAAACAATACTCAAGATTATGTTCAAACATCAAGAGAGAAGTTTAGACTTGCAGCCAAGTATAGAAAGAGAAACCCTTGTAAAGCAATATGTTGCTGGTGTTGTCCATGCTGCAGATAA